Proteins found in one Anaerolineales bacterium genomic segment:
- the lspA gene encoding signal peptidase II, with protein sequence MLKVRNYVLLALLAGMVLAADQVTKELVRTQLDFGEIWMPIDAIRPHMHIVHWSNTGAAFGMFQQGGMVFTVMAIIVSAAIIWYYRDSDNASWLVRIALGLQLGGALGNLTDRLLHGTEVTDFIWFGFFPAVFNLADGAISLGVALLLLDMLIEYLRDRNKAAAVPPPQAEKA encoded by the coding sequence TTGCTTAAAGTCCGCAACTACGTTCTGCTTGCCCTCCTCGCGGGCATGGTCCTCGCGGCCGATCAAGTTACGAAGGAGCTGGTGCGCACCCAATTGGATTTCGGCGAGATCTGGATGCCGATCGACGCGATCCGCCCGCACATGCACATCGTCCACTGGAGCAACACCGGCGCCGCCTTCGGCATGTTCCAGCAGGGCGGGATGGTGTTCACCGTCATGGCGATCATCGTCTCGGCGGCGATCATTTGGTATTACCGCGATTCCGACAACGCCTCGTGGCTGGTGCGGATCGCACTCGGATTGCAGCTCGGCGGGGCGCTGGGGAACCTGACCGACCGCCTGCTGCACGGCACCGAGGTGACCGATTTCATCTGGTTCGGCTTCTTCCCGGCGGTGTTCAACCTCGCCGACGGAGCGATCTCGCTCGGGGTGGCGCTGCTCCTGCTCGACATGCTGATCGAATACCTCCGCGACCGCAACAAGGCCGCCGCCGTTCCGCCGCCTCAGGCGGAAAAGGCGTGA